In Paramisgurnus dabryanus chromosome 7, PD_genome_1.1, whole genome shotgun sequence, the following are encoded in one genomic region:
- the rgs16 gene encoding regulator of G-protein signaling 16: protein MDIYFPAGFKMCRGIAQLSNTCLERAKRIKACVGGFLQRKDWNILCYSIKYRKPRLTLEECLMWKESLEKLLSNKHGLYAFRAFLISEFSEENIAFYLACEDYKNTKSAAKLPSKATRIYEEFIGDEAPREVNIDYETRDITQANVQSPTMSCFDMAQHRIYILMEKDCYPRFLRSAAYRNLLNQLAKARSKKASATRPHCEKDKPK, encoded by the exons ATGGATATTTATTTTCCTGCTGGCTTTAAAATGTGCAGAGGAATAGCACAGCTGTCAAACACTTGCCTGGAAAG GGCGAAAAGAATTAAGGCATGCGTAGGTGGATTTCTGCAGAGAAAAGACTGGAACATCCTATGCTATTCCATCAAATATAGAAAACCAAG GTTGACCTTGGAGGAATGTTTAATGTGGAAGGAATCTTTGGAGAAGCTCCTGTCAAACAAAC ATGGACTTTATGCTTTCAGAGCGTTCCTCATATCCGAATTTAGCGAAGAGAACATAGCGTTCTACCTGGCATGCgaggattacaaaaacacaaagtccGCAGCCAAGTTGCCATCTAAAGCTACGCGGATATACGAGGAGTTTATCGGAGATGAAGCTCCTAGAGAG GTCAACATCGACTATGAGACTCGAGACATCACTCAAGCCAACGTGCAGAGCCCGACAATGTCCTGCTTCGATATGGCTCAGCACCGCATCTACATTCTAATGGAAAAGGATTGTTACCCACGATTCCTCCGATCTGCCGCCTACCGCAACCTACTCAACCAACTCGCCAAGGCAAGAAGCAAAAAGGCCTCCGCAACTCGACCTCATTGTGAAAAAGACAAACCGAAATGA